The Streptomyces fungicidicus nucleotide sequence GATGTTCACGATCACGCCCTCACCCCGGGGCGTCATGAGCTGCGCGGCCCGCCGCGAGCACAGCAGGGCCCCGATGAGGTTGACGTCGACGACCCTCCGCAGGGTGTCCGTGCCGACCTCGGTGAACCGTCCCAGCGGCCCCGTCACCGCCGCGTTGTTCACCAGTCCCGTCACCGGCCCCAGCTCCCGCTCGGCCGTCTCGAAGAGCCGCTCGACGTCCGCCTCGACGGACGTGTCCGCGCGCACGGTCACGGCCCTCGCCCCCGCGGCCCGCACCCCCCGCGCCACGTCCTCGGCGGCCGCGGAGTCCCGGACGTAGTTCACGGCCACGTCGTGTCCCTCCGCGGCGAGCCGCAGACAGGTCGCGGCGCCGATCCCCCGGCTGCCGCCGGTCACCACCGTGACAAGACGCTTCATGACTGCCTCCTGGCGAAGAGCGACGAGCGAAGATCCTCAGCCTCCCAGACGCCCGGGCGCCGGGTCGTCCAGGGGTGGGGCCTCACTCGCGGACGCCGCCGGAGGGGCCGTCGTCCGTGGCGCGCGTCCACAGCGAGAGGCCGCTGCTCGTCGCCACGGCGACGGTGCGTACGGAGGGCGAGAAACCGACTGCCCGCAGTTCGGAGACGATGTCCGACCGGGCACAAGGTCAGGCGGTCATCCGGAGGCCACGACCTCCCCGGCCAGGACCTCGGGGGGCCGGGGAAGCAGCGACGCCAGGTTGTCGCGCACGAAGTCCGCGGCCCTGGCGACGGATTCCTCCGCGCCGGCCCGGTCCTGGAAGACGCTGGTGGAGACCATCACTCCGTCCCCTGCGTCGATCCAGTAGTAGGCCACGAAGCCGGCGACCTGGCGCATGAGCGGCACGAACCCCTCGTTCACCAGACGTGCCGCCTCGGCTGCGTCGGTCACCCCTTCGTACCGCCGGACTGCTGCGTACATCCGAACTCCTCGAGACGTTCCGGGTTCCTCCTCGCGCAGACGTCGTACCCCGGCGACGGCGGTCCGGCTCGCCAAGGGCCGGGCAGTCACCTGAAGGGCCACGCCGGTGATCCGAACGGCGGCCGCCGGCCCGGACCCGGGGCCGTCCCGGGGGGCGCCGGGATTCACCGCGCACGACCCCTTGGCGGGGCACGTCCCATGGCCAACACTGAGCCGATGACGCAGCGTGTGGAGCTCGCGACCGTGAGGGACCGGCTGGCCGTGGACGGGCTCGTCACCGAGTACGCGGTGGCCGTCGACGACGGGGACTGGGAGGCGTACCGGGGACTGTTCACCCCGGACGGGCGGGCGGACTACCGCTCGGCCGGTGGCATCGAGGGGGACGCCCGGGCGGTGGCCGGATGGCTCGCGGAGAGTCTCGGGGACTTCCCCGTGCGGCAGCATCTGCTCGTCAACCGGCGCCTCCGCTTCGGGATCTGGGAGCAGGACGCCGGCGACACCGCCGAGGTGCAGGCCGACTACGTGAGTCCGCTGGCCCGCGCGGGGGCGGACGGCACGTCCGCGGTGCCGGAGTTCGTGTGCGGCGGCAGGTGCGTGTTCGCGATGCTGCGCACCGGTGACGGCTGGCGGCTGAGCGGGGTGGTGGTACGGGAGAAGTGGCGCCGGCTTCCCGACCGGCGCTCGGCTCATGTGATCAACTGACCGGGATCACCTCCAAGACGCACACTGGAGGCACCACGGGGTAGGGAGGCGCCTATGAAGACGCTCGTCCACTGGCTCGCCTCCCCGTGGCGGCGCTCGGCCCTCGCCGCGGTCGCGGGCGCCCTGCCCGTCCTGGCCTTCCCCGCCCCCTCGCTGTGGTGGTTCGCCTACGTCGCCCTCGTGCCCTGGCTGCTGCTGGCGCGGACCGCCCCGACGGGGAGGCGGGCTGCCGTCGACGGCTGGTGGGGCGGGTTCGGCTTCATGCTGGCCATGCACCACTGGCTGCTGCCGAACCTGCATGTGTTCACCTTCGTCATCGCCGCCCTGCTGGGCGCGCTGTGGGCGCCGTGGGGGTGGCTGGTGCGGCGGCTGCTCGGCGGGGTGCCGTCACGCGGCCGGGTGCTGGCCGCCCTGGCCGTGCTCCCGTCGGGCTGGCTGGCGGCCGAACTGGTCCGCTCGTGGCAGGGGCTCGGCGGCCCCTGGGGCGTGCTCGGGGCGAGCCAGTGGCAGGTGGCGGCCGCGCTGCGACTGGCGTCGGTCGGCGGTGTCTGGCTGCTGAGCTTCCTGGTGGTGGCCCTGAACGTCGCGGTGGCGGTGCTGGTGGCGGTCCGGCGGGCCCGGGTGCCGGCCGTGGCCGGGCTCGTCGCCGTGGCCGCCGTCACCTCCGCCGCCTGGGTGTTCGCGCCCCGGCCGGACACCGGCGGCCGGGCCCGGATCGCGCTGGTGCAGCCGGGGATCGTCGCCGGAGCGGACAGCGCCGACCGCCGCTTCGACCGCGAGGAACAGCTCACGCGCGAGCTGGCCGGCCAGGACGTCGGCCTGATCGTCTGGGGCGAGAGCAGCGTCGGCTTCGACCTCGGGGACCGGCCCGACCTGGCGCGGCGGCTCGCCGCGCTCTCCCGGGAGACGGGCGCCGAGATCCTGGTCAACGTGGACGCACGGCGCTCGGACAGGCCCGGCATCTACAAGAGCTCGGTGCTCGTCGGCCCGGACGGCCCGACCGGCGACCGGTACGACAAGATGCGGCTGGTCCCGTTCGGGGAGTATGTGCCGGCCCGGTCCCTGCTGGGCTGGGCGACGTCCGTCGGCAAGGCGGCCGGCGAGGACCGGCGTCGCGGCTCCGAGCAGGTGGTGATGGACGCGGGGAACGGACTGCGGATCGGCCCGATGGTGTGCTTCGAGTCCGCGTTCCCGGACATGAGCAGGCATCTCGCCGAGGACGGCGCGGACGTGCTGCTCGCGCAGTCCTCCACTTCGACGTTCCAGCACAGCTGGGCGCCCGGGCAGCACGCCTCGCTCGCCGCGCTGCGGGCCGCCGAGACCGGCCGCCCGATGGTGCACGCGACCCTGACGGGTGTCTCCGCCGTGTACGGGCCGGGCGGGGAACCCGTCGGCCCGCGGCTCGGCACCGACGCCAGTGCCGCGCGGACGTACGAGGTGCCGCTGGCGCACGGCACCACGCTCTACGTCCGTCTCGGCGACTGGTCGCTGTACGGGGCCCTCGTGATCCTCGCCGCCTGGGGTATCGCCGAGGCCGTGAACGTCAGGCGGAACGCTCGTGGACGGCTCGTACCACCCGCTCGCACAGCTCATGGGTCGCCAGCGCGTCCCGGGCACTGAGCACCGTGCCCGCGCGGACCGCGTCCAGGAAGGAGAGCACCGCCTGCTCGATGCCGCGCTGCCGCGGCACCGGCACCCAGTCCCCGCGCCGGCGCACGGTCGGCTGGCCCTTGTGGTCGATCACCTCGGCGAGGTTGACCACCTGCCGCTTGCTGTCCTGTCCGGAGACCTCCAGGATCTCCTCGGCCGAACCGCTGAGCCGGTTCATCACGCCGAGGGCGGTGAAGCCGTCGCCGGAGAGCTGGAGCACCACGTGGTGCAGCAGCCCGCCCTCGGTGCGGGCGCGCACGGTCACGTCGTCGATCCGGCCCGGCACCAGGAAGCGCAGGGTGTCGACGACGTGGATGAAGTCGTCGAGGATCATCCTGCGCGGTTCCTCCGGCAGCCCGACGCGGTTCTTCTGCATCAGGATCAGCTCGCGCGGGTGGTCGGCGCACTGGGCATAGCCGGGTGCGAAGCGCCGGTTGAAGCCGACGGCGAGACCGGTGCCGCGCTCCTCCGCGAGCGCCACCAGCCGCTCGGCGTCGGCGAGTTCGTAGGCGAGCGGCTTGTCGACATAGACCGGTACGCCCGCTTCGAGGAGCCGGGTCACGATCTCCGGGTGGGCCTCGGTCGGCGCGTGCACGAACGCCGCGTCGAGGTCCTGGCCGAGCAGGGCGCCGAGGTCCGCGTGGCGCTGCCCGGGCGGGAGGTGGAGGCCGTCGGCGACCCGGTCGAGCGTCGCGGGGGTGCGGGTCTGCAGGTGCAGCTCCACCCCGGGCTGGTGGGCGAGCACGGGAAGGTAGGCCTTCTGCGCGATGTCACCGAGTCCGATGCAGCCGACCTTCACGGGGTGTTCTCCTCTAGCCATCGCCTGCCGTGGTCCGGTGCGAGCATACGGCGTCCCCGTTCCCTCCCCCCGGGCGGACGCCCGCCCCGGAAGCCTGGTGGGCGGGGGCGGGTCCGGGCGAGGATGAGCAGCATGACGACCGAGCGCGACGAACCCGCCGTCAACGCCGACGAGCGCACCATGCTGGAGGGGTGGCTCGACTACCACCGCCGCACCCTCGCCTGGAAGTGCGAGGGGCTGACCGACGAGCAACTGCGCACGGCGTCGGTGCCGCCCTCGAAGCTGTCCCTGATGGGTCTGGTGCGGCACATGGCCGAGGTGGAGCGGATCTGGTTCCGCCGGGTGCTCGCGGACGAGGACGCCGGCCCCCTCTACTTCAGCGAGGCCGACCCGGACGGCGAGTTCCACCTGACCGGGGCGGACACCTGGCAGGACGCGTACGGCGCCTGGCAGACCGAGATCGGTCTCGCCCGGCGCAACGTGGCCGGCCTCGCCCTGGACGACCTGTCCCGCGGCCGGAGGCACGGCGGCGACCGCTTCAGCCTGCGCTGGATCTACACCCACATGATCGAGGAGTACGCGCGCCACAACGGTCACGCCGATCTGCTGCGCGAGTGCGTGGACGGCTCCACCGGCGACTGACGTCACCCGTGGCGGGTGCGGAGCCTCCGTACGGGGCGCGGGATCACCCGTGCGGGGCATGCTGCGCCTGTCCGCCCCCTGCCGGGCGGCCGGAGCCAGCAGAGTGGCACGGGTGCACCGAAATTCGACCACAGCAGCGCTTCTGGTGACCCTGGCGGTCTCGGCCCTCTCGGGCTGTGTGACGGTCCAGCGGCCCCTGGCCCCCGGACCGGCGACGGCCCCGGCCCAGCGGCCCGAGCCACGTACCGTCGGGCGCGACGAGACGCAGGTCGTGCAGGCGCCGGCGCGCGAGGCCCTGGAGATGGTCGGCCCGGACCGGCCGCCGAGGACATCCGCGTCGCCGTCGCACCGCGCCGCTCCCACGTCAGCCCCGACGGCGCGGGACACCCCGTCCGCCGACAGGAAGGGGCAGGCACCGCCGGCGCGTCCCGGTACGGGCGGCAACGGTCAGGAGGGGCGTCCCCCGGCCGGCCTTCCCGGCGCCGCCGCGTCGATGCCGGGCAGCCCGTCGGGCGGGCCGGACCTCTGCGCGCTGGGCAGGCAGTACGGCGGCTGGCGGCCGGGCAGCCAGGAGGCGGTCATCTGCGAGGAGACGTACGGCCGTTGACCCCGCGGGGTGGTGCGGCGTCCAGGCCCTAAGGGTGCTGTCCCGGCCGTCCCCGGCCATCGGGCGACCCGTCCTCGCCCAGCAGGGTCTCCAGCCGGCGGACGGCCTCCCGCACGCCCTCGCCGTAGCGGTCGCCGGACAGTGCGCGGGCCGCGCTGCGGGCCCGCTGGAGATGGGTGCGGGCGGCGTCGGGGCGGCCGAGCCTGGCGTAGCCGGCGGCGAGGCGCAGATGCAGCGACGGGTAGAGGGCACGCACGGCGGGGCTTACCTCGCCGCCGTCGGGGCGGTCGCCCGTGACCTCCTCGGCCGCCGTCAGCGCCCGCAGGTCCCAGGCCAGCGCGTCCCCGGGATCGTCATGGGTGCCGGCCAGATAGTGGGCCAGGGTGCAGCGGTGCAGCGGGTCGCCGTGCTCGCCGACCTCCGTCCACAGCAGGAGGAACCGGCGCCGGGCCTCCTCGCGGTCCCCCGCGTGGCGCAGCATGGCGACCTGCCCGATCCTCGTCGGCACCCCGTCCGGCGCCGTCCCTTCCCGCCGCTCCGCCACCACGTCCTCCGCCCCGCTCACCGGCTGTCGTGCCCGACGCTAACCGCAGACGGGGGCGATACCGGACAAGCCGCTCCGTGGAGTCCGGGCGGGCCGGGTGCGGGGCCCTGAGGGGCGGTGCGCACCCGGCGGGGCGATGTCAGCCCAGGTCCGGAACGGTCCAGTCGATCGGCTCGTGGCCCTGCGCGGCCACCGCCTCGTTGATCTGGGTGAACGGACGGGAGCCGAAGAACTTCTTCGCCGACAGCGGGGAGGGGTGGGCCCCCTTCACCACCACGTGGCGGGTCTCGTCGATCAGCGGCAGCTTCTTCTGCGCGTAGTTGCCCCACAGGACGAAGACCGCCGGGTCGGGGCGGTTCGCCACCGCGCGGATCACGGCGTCGGTGAACCGCTCCCAGCCCCGGCCCTTGTGCGAGTTGGCCTCGCCGGCCCGCACCGTGAGCACCGCGTTGAGCAGCAGCACGCCCTGCTCGGCCCACGGCATCAGATAGCCGTTGTCCGGGACCGGCGTGCCCAGCTCGGCGTGCATCTCCTTGTAGATGTTCCGCAGGGACGGCGGGATCCGCACACCCGGCCGGACGGAGAAGCACAGGCCGTGGCCCTGACCCTCGCCGTGGTAGGGGTCCTGGCCGAGGACCAGGACCTTCACCTTGTCGAACGGCGTGGCGTCCAGCGCCGCGAAGACCTCCTCGCGGGGCGGGTAGACGGGACCGTTCGCCCGCTCCTCCTCGACGAACTCGGTCAGCTCCTTGAAGTAGGGCTGCTGCAGCTCGTCACCCAGAACCCCGCGCCAGGACTCGGGCAGCATGGCGATGTCGGTCACGTCAATGTCCTCACGTGTGCGGTCACTTCCAGGCCACAGAACCTACAGGCGACCACTGACAACCCGCCCGGCGGACGGTCGCACCCGGCTCTACCAGCTGGTCTTCCGGGAAAGCTCCCACACCATCATGATCGTCGACGGGTCCAGCGCCCGCTCCGCGCCTGAGACGTCCCGGCTCGCCGCCACGTACTGCCGGCCCTGCCACAGCGGCAGCAGCCGCGCGTCGTCGACGAGGATCTGCTGGGCCTCCTCGAACTGCTTCACCACGTTCCCGCGGTCGCTCTCCCGGCGCGAGCTGGGCAGCAGCTTGGTGGTGATCTCGGTCGCCTCGTAGGGCGTGCCGAGCGCGTTCTGCTTGCCGACGAAGGGGGCGATGAAGTTGTCCGCGTCCGGGAAGTCGGGCGACCAGCCGCGCCCGAACACCGGGTACTCGCCCTTCTGGTAGCCCTCCACGTAGGTCTTCCAGGGGCGGCTCTTGAGCGTGATGTCGAAGAGTTTCGACGCCTCCAGCTGCCGCTCGAGTTCCTTGAACTCCAGCGCTGTCTCGGATCCGTAGCGGTCCGTGGTGTACCAGAGGGTCAGCGGGACAGGCTCGGTGATGCCCGCCCCGGTGAGGATCTGCCGGGCCTTGGCGACACTCGGGTCGCCGTAGTCGTCGAAGAAGCCCGTGGTGTGGCCCGTCAGGCCCTTGGGGACCATGGAGTACAGCGGTTCGACGGTGTCCTTGTAGACCTTGTGCGCGATCGCCGCGCGGTCGACGACCTGCGCGACGGCCTGGCGCACCTCCTTCTTGCCGGCCCACGGGTCCTTCGGGTTGAACACCAGGTAGTTGATGTCCGTCCCGGTGCCGTCGATCAGCTGGATCTCCTCCTCCTTGGAGGCCTTGCCCTGGAGATCGATGATGTCGTCCGCCGCCACACCCCGGTAGGTCAGGTCGACCTGGTCGTCCCGCAGCGCCTTGACCATCGTGCCGGAGTCCTGGAAGTAGCGGATGGTCACCGCGTTGTTCCGGCGCTCGGCGAAGCCCTTGTACCGGTCGTTGCGGGTGAGTTCGGCGCGCTTGCCCTCCTCGTAGGACCGCAGCGTGTACGGCCCGGAGCCGACGACGCCGCTCTCCTCGCGCAGGGCGCCGGCCGGGTAGGCGTCGGGGGCGACGATCGACATCGCGGGCGTGGCGAGCACGAACGGGAAGGTGGCGTCCGGCTTGTTGAGGTAGAAGACGACCTCGCGCTCGCTGGGGGCCTGCACCCGTTCCAGACTGCCCAGCAGACCGGCCGGACCGCCGTTGACGTTGATCTGCCGGATGCGGTCGATGGAGTGCTTGACCGCCTTGGCGTCCAGCGTGCTGCCGTCCGAGAACGTCAGGTCGTCACGCAGCTCGCAGCGGAACACCTGGTTGGAACTGTCGGTGAACTCGCAGCTCTTGGCGGCGTCCGGCTGCGGAGCGGTCGCACCGACCGGGTAACTCAGCAGTGTCTGGTAGATGTTGCGGAACAGCTCCCATGAACTGTCCCAGGACGCCGCCGGGTCCAGCGTGCTGGGCGAGCTGGTGGTTCCCACGACGATGGGTCCCGCGTCGTCCGACGAGTCCGAGGACAGGAGGCCGCATCCGGCCACCAAGGACGATATGGACGCGATGGCCGCCACCCGCCGCAGGCATCGGTTCCGGTTGAACACGCGCACGCTCCTCGATCTGCCGTCCCAGGGGTTGGCAGACCCTACCGCAGTGTTCGCCCCGTTGACCCCCCTCTGTACGCCCCTCGAGATCGACTTCTCGATGACTACGTTGTCACCCACCGTCGCGACCCCGATACGCCGACACGGGCGCCGTTTTCGTCAACGGACGCCCGTGCCGGACGGTCGAAATCCAGCCGCGTCAGGCGACGCCGGCGTTCAGGAAGATGCCGCCGTCGACCACCAGCGTCTGGCCGGTGACCCAGTCCGACTGGTCCGAGGTGAGGAACGCGGCGGCGCCGCCGATGTCGGACGGCACGCCGAGCCGGCCCAGCGGGTAGGCCGCGGCGGCCTCCTCCTCCCGGCCCTCGTACAGCGCCTGCGCGAACTTGGTCTTCACCACGGCCGGGGCGATCGCGTTCACCCGTACCCGGGGCGCGAACTCGTGCGCCAGTTGCTGGGTCAGGTTGATCAGCGCGGCCTTGCTGACGCCGTAGGCGGCGATGAACGGCGAGGGCGCGATGCCCGCGACGGAGGCGATGTTGACGATCGCGCCGCCGTTCTCCTTCTGCCAGGCGTGCCAGGTCTTCTGCGCGAAACCGAGCGCCGAGATCACGTTGGTCTCGAACACCTTGCGCGCCACGTTCAGGTCGAGGTCGGCGATCGGCCCGAACACCGGGTTGGTGCCGGCGTTGTTGATCAGGTGGTCGACGCGTCCGAACGCCTCCATCACGCGCTCCACGGCGGCCGCCTGATGGGCCTCGTCGTGCGCCTTGCCGGCGACGTGAATGGCCCGGTCGGGGCCCAGCCGCTCGACTGCCTCCTTGAGGGCGTCCTCGTTGCGGCCGGTGATGCAGACCCGGTCGCCGCGCGCGACCAGTGCCTCCGCGACGCCGTAGCCGATGCCCCGGCTGGCGCCGGTGATCAGGGCGACCTTGCCCGAGAGTTCCACTGAAGTCATGTCCTCGGTCTTCCTAGTCGAGCGGTCCGCCGGCGACGTACAGCACCTGGCCGGAGACGAAGCCGGCCGCGTCACCGGTGAAGAAGGCGATCGCGTTGGCGATGTCCTCGGGCTCGCCGACCCGGGCGACGGGGATCTGGGTGGCGGCGGCGGCCTTGAAGTCCCCGAAGCCCATGCCGACGCGGTCCGCGGTGGCCTTGGTCATCTCCGTGGCGATGAAGCCGGGAGCGACGGCGTTGGCGGTCACCCCGAACTTGCCGAGCTCCTTGGCGAGGGTCTTGGTGAAGCCCTGCAGACCGGCCTTGGCCGCCGAGTAGTTGACCTGACCCCGGTTGCCGAGCGCGGAGGAGGAGGACAGGTTCACGATCCGGCCGAACCCGGCGTCCACCATGTGCTTCTGGCAGGCCTTGGACATCAGGAAGGCCCCGCGCAGGTGCACGTTCATGACGGTGTCCCAGTCGGACACGCTCATCTTGAACAGCAGGTTGTCGCGCAGCACGCCCGCGTTGTTGACGAGGACGGTCGGCGCGCCGAGCTCCTCGGCGATCCGCGCGACGGCCGCTTCCACCTGCGCCTCGTCGGAGACGTCGCAGCCGACCGCGATCGCCTTGCCGCCGGCGGCGGTGATCTTCTCGACGGTGTCCTTGCAGGCGGCCTCGTCGAGGTCGATCACGGCGACCGCGCGGCCCTCGGCGGCCAGTCGTACGGCGGTGGCGGCGCCGATGCCGCGCGCGGCGCCGGTGACGACCGCGACCCGCTGCTCAGTGGTGGACATTGCTGCTTCTCCTCGCCCTTGGGATGCGGCTCTGGCGGCCGGACCCATGGCAATGAGCGACCGCTTAGTACCTTCAGCAGACGTGACGCTAGAAGCCCTGGCACCCGGTGTCAACGGCACGCCGCGGGTGTGTGATCCATTCGCCGCGCGGCGCACTCGCGGGGAGTACCCGATCGGCCCACCGTCGCGCGCCCTCGTGCCGGGCGGCCCCTAGCGTCGAAGCGCGAGCCACCCCTGGCCGGAAAGGAGGCGTCCCGTGCGCCGTCGCACCGGTGCCATAGGCACGCTGATCGCGCTCGCCGCGATCCTGCCCCTGGCCGACCCCGCTCACGCCCAGGACCTGGACTGCGGCGACTTCACCTACCAGGAGGACGCGCAGGCCTTCTTCGACACGGACCCGAGCGATCCGCACCGGCTCGACGAGGATCCGGGGCCGGACGACGGAGTGGCCTGCGAGGCGCTCCCCCGGCGCGGTCTCACCTCCTCCACGTTCCGGCCCGCGCCCTCGCTCTCGCCCTCTCCCGCCACCACCGCGCCGACCCGTTCGGCGTCCCCGTCGTCCGCCGTGCCGACCCGGACCGCGACCGCCGCCCCGGCGCCGGCGACACCGTCCGCCACTCCCACCAGGACGTCCGCCGCCCCCACGCCGGCCGCCTCCGTCGCTCCGACCCGCGGGGTGCGGGGCGGACTGGGCGGCTCGTCGGAGTCCGCACCCGGTGGCTGGGACCTGGGCATCGGCGCCACGTTCGTGTCGGGCGCCGTCCTCGCGGCCGGATGCGTGCTGAAGCGCCGCCGGACCTGACGCCCCGTGGGCGGCGCCCGCTCTCAGCGCACGAGCAGGTCGAGCAGGCGCTCCGCCTCCGCCGCCGGATCCGCGGTGAGCCCGGTGTGCACGGGGCCGGGCTGGACGATGGTGGACCGGGGCGCGATCAGCCAGCGGAAGCGCCGTCCGGCGTCGTCCCGCGCCGCCTGCCCGGCCGCCTCCCCGCCCGCGCAGACGCCTTCGACCGCGCGCAGCGCCGCCCGTACGCCGGGCAGGTCGGCCGCCGGGTCGAGGGCCATCAGCCGTGCCTCGTCGAGATGGGTGCGGGCGGCCACGAAGGACTTGGGACGGCAGTACACGAGCACCCCGGCGTTGACGCACTCGCCGCGTTCGACGCGCGGTACGACCCGCAGCAGGGCGTACTCGAAGACGTGACGGACGCTCACCGGTCCCCCTCGAGGCCGTGGATGTGCTGGTGGACGGTGGCCGCGCGGGCGGCCAGCGGCCGGGCGTAGGCCGCCCGCAGGTCGTCGGGGGTGTCGAAGCCCGGCTCCCCGGCCAGCCAGACGTCGGGGATCTCCGCGGTGACCTCGGCGAGCAGCTCCTCGGTGACCCGCGGCGCGAGTGCGGCGGCGGCGGAGGCGATGTCCGGCGCGAAGGTCCTGAGCGCGTGGTCGGAGGCGTCGTAGGGGCGGGCGGCGGAGGCCGCGGCGCCGGGCCAGTTGTGGTGCCAGATCATGGTCGCGCCGTGGTCGATGAGCCACAGTTCGCCGCCGTGACGCAGCATGTTGGGGTTGCGCCAGGAGCGGTCGACGTTGTTGACCAGCGCGTCGAACCAGACGATCCGCCCGGCCTCCTCGGGCCCCACCTCGAAGGCGAGCGGATCGAAGCCGAGGGCGCCGGAGAGGAATTCCATGCCGAGGTTGGTCCCGCCGCTGGACTTCAGCAGCTGCTGCACCTCCTGCTGGGGCTCACCGAGCCCCAGCACGGGGTCGAGCTCGACCGTGACCAGCCGCGGCACCCTCAGCCCCAGCCGGCGGGCGAGCTCCCCGCAGACCACCTCGGCGACCAGCGTCTTGCGGCCCTGCCCGGCGCCGGCGAACTTCAGGACGTAGGTCCCGAGGTCGTCGGCCTCGACCAGTCCCGGCAGCGAACCGCCCTCGCGCAGCGGCGTGATGTAGCGGGTGGCGGTGACCTCGGTCAGCATTTCGCCAGGTTACGCGATCTCCTGACCCCGCCGTCCGGCCTCCCCAACCCCTCCGGTGTCCGGCGGTTCAGCCGACCGTCGGCAGAGCCCGGCGGACGGGCACCGCGTTCAGCACCTCCTGCGCCACGGGCTCCCCGCTGTCCGCGTCGACGCAGCTCACGCGGACCACGGGCTCACCGGGGCTGTCGCGGCCGGCGGTGGCGTCCAGGGCGAAGAGCACGGACACCGGTCGCGCCTCCTTCCGCGTCGCGTGCACTCCCGAGTACAGGAGGATCCGCCAGCCGTCCTCCTCCCAGTGGTCCAGCAGCCCCGAGCGGACCACCGGGGAGGCGGTCTGCCAGGCGAGCGAGCGCTCCAGCAGTTCCACGCTGGCGGCGACCGGCACCTGGTCCCCGCGCCCGGTGCCGAAGAGCGGGTGCCCCCGCACGCGGAGCCCGAGCCGGCGCAGGGGCAGCAGCCACCACCGGTCGGGATCGACCGACAGTGCCGTCAGGACGACGGCGGCGACGGCCAGGAACAGGAGCGAGCCGCCGGGCCGTGCGGAGAGGGTGGACCACCAGGCGCCGTGCGCCGCCGCCGCGGTCGCGCCGCCCGCGAGCACCACGGCGGCGCGTGCGAACGCGCGCCAGGTGATCGGGGTGTCCTCGTTCGCAGAGCAGCCGCAGGAGGACTCTGGCGCCAGCGCCCGGCCGTAGCCCAGGTAGGCGAGGAACCCGGCTCCGAGGACGGCGGTCGCCGCGCCCGGCACGGGGCTCGCCGGGAGCGCCAGCAGCCCCGCGGTGAGCAGGAGTTCCAGCGCGCCGACGGCGCGCAGCACCAGTGCCGCCCGCCCGCTGCTGCGCAGCATGCGGGCCAGCGCCGTCCTGGGCGCCTGGCGCACGGTGTCGCGGTGGAAGAGCTTGACCGAGCCGGTCCACCCCAGCAGGCCCGCGAGAACCAGGGGCATGAGGTGCGTTGTCAGTGAGAGCATCGTCGTCCCACCTGTCTCCCTCCTGTGATCCGGACGTCAGTGCCCGACGGATATACGGACGATGTCCACGGAGTCGTCGGCCGGCCGCCAGGCCCCGAGCACCTGGGCGCTCTGCCCGATGCGCAGCCGGGACAGGTCGGAGGTGAGCGCGCGGCCCGCGTAGGAGGCGTTGGTCGTGTCCGGGAGGACGTGGCCGACGATTTCGTGCCGTCCGTGGGAGAGGTGCAGCCGGCTCTTCGCGATGCCGCGGATCCTGGTGTCGAGGTTCACGATGTTGACCCACACCGCGTCGGCGGCGACGGTGCCGTCGGGCATCGGGACGCCGCGCG carries:
- a CDS encoding SDR family oxidoreductase, whose amino-acid sequence is MTSVELSGKVALITGASRGIGYGVAEALVARGDRVCITGRNEDALKEAVERLGPDRAIHVAGKAHDEAHQAAAVERVMEAFGRVDHLINNAGTNPVFGPIADLDLNVARKVFETNVISALGFAQKTWHAWQKENGGAIVNIASVAGIAPSPFIAAYGVSKAALINLTQQLAHEFAPRVRVNAIAPAVVKTKFAQALYEGREEEAAAAYPLGRLGVPSDIGGAAAFLTSDQSDWVTGQTLVVDGGIFLNAGVA
- the fabG gene encoding 3-oxoacyl-ACP reductase FabG, with the protein product MSTTEQRVAVVTGAARGIGAATAVRLAAEGRAVAVIDLDEAACKDTVEKITAAGGKAIAVGCDVSDEAQVEAAVARIAEELGAPTVLVNNAGVLRDNLLFKMSVSDWDTVMNVHLRGAFLMSKACQKHMVDAGFGRIVNLSSSSALGNRGQVNYSAAKAGLQGFTKTLAKELGKFGVTANAVAPGFIATEMTKATADRVGMGFGDFKAAAATQIPVARVGEPEDIANAIAFFTGDAAGFVSGQVLYVAGGPLD
- a CDS encoding excalibur calcium-binding protein yields the protein MRRRTGAIGTLIALAAILPLADPAHAQDLDCGDFTYQEDAQAFFDTDPSDPHRLDEDPGPDDGVACEALPRRGLTSSTFRPAPSLSPSPATTAPTRSASPSSAVPTRTATAAPAPATPSATPTRTSAAPTPAASVAPTRGVRGGLGGSSESAPGGWDLGIGATFVSGAVLAAGCVLKRRRT
- a CDS encoding DUF3037 domain-containing protein encodes the protein MSVRHVFEYALLRVVPRVERGECVNAGVLVYCRPKSFVAARTHLDEARLMALDPAADLPGVRAALRAVEGVCAGGEAAGQAARDDAGRRFRWLIAPRSTIVQPGPVHTGLTADPAAEAERLLDLLVR
- a CDS encoding HipA family kinase; this translates as MLTEVTATRYITPLREGGSLPGLVEADDLGTYVLKFAGAGQGRKTLVAEVVCGELARRLGLRVPRLVTVELDPVLGLGEPQQEVQQLLKSSGGTNLGMEFLSGALGFDPLAFEVGPEEAGRIVWFDALVNNVDRSWRNPNMLRHGGELWLIDHGATMIWHHNWPGAAASAARPYDASDHALRTFAPDIASAAAALAPRVTEELLAEVTAEIPDVWLAGEPGFDTPDDLRAAYARPLAARAATVHQHIHGLEGDR
- a CDS encoding MauE/DoxX family redox-associated membrane protein, with protein sequence MPLVLAGLLGWTGSVKLFHRDTVRQAPRTALARMLRSSGRAALVLRAVGALELLLTAGLLALPASPVPGAATAVLGAGFLAYLGYGRALAPESSCGCSANEDTPITWRAFARAAVVLAGGATAAAAHGAWWSTLSARPGGSLLFLAVAAVVLTALSVDPDRWWLLPLRRLGLRVRGHPLFGTGRGDQVPVAASVELLERSLAWQTASPVVRSGLLDHWEEDGWRILLYSGVHATRKEARPVSVLFALDATAGRDSPGEPVVRVSCVDADSGEPVAQEVLNAVPVRRALPTVG